A window of Candidatus Neomarinimicrobiota bacterium contains these coding sequences:
- a CDS encoding cell division protein ZapA: MKDQEHNLVRVTIYGHEYTVRAVADPDYIVEVASYVDERMRETELNLDGPQSPTRIAILAAMSITDELFTERRKRHSSLEQIEGRAVALSNLVDEVLETTLKD, from the coding sequence ATGAAAGATCAAGAACATAACCTAGTCCGGGTTACTATCTACGGCCATGAGTACACGGTGCGTGCGGTGGCGGATCCGGACTATATCGTCGAGGTAGCGTCCTACGTGGATGAACGGATGCGCGAGACGGAATTGAATCTTGATGGCCCCCAGTCGCCCACTAGAATCGCCATCTTGGCTGCCATGAGTATCACCGATGAGCTCTTTACTGAACGACGCAAACGGCATTCATCACTCGAACAGATCGAAGGGCGTGCCGTGGCCTTATCCAACCTCGTTGACGAGGTACTTGAAACGACCCTGAAAGATTGA